Proteins encoded within one genomic window of Oligoflexia bacterium:
- the hflX gene encoding GTPase HflX produces MSNQSKSNAVLVTIHTPNLSVEDLESSLQELTRLVTTLGYMVVGQVRQKRSSDKYATVLGEGKLAELALWTSGSGKVSTSFKRKKNKAALKRDAEAAEADESELVDSEDDSDSEPEFTGEQAQIVIVDCDLSPSQLRNLESAVGVTVLDRTGVIIEIFGRHARTRAARLQVEIAKLNYMAPRLRETGGSSERQGGGIGGKGSGETSLELDKRRIRDRIKELKTELASIGNEHQQRRARREKELTVALVGYTNAGKSSLMRAMTGSEVLVADKLFATLDTTIRPLYPETQPKVLMSDTVGFIKKLPHDLVASFKSTLDEAVSASLLLFVVDSADPSFRSQLEVTQKVLAEVGATDVPSRLILNKKDLLTIEDLTTLKMEYPDAVFISTKSKEDLKALRELIMSYFESNMIDEDLFVPFAAQGVIGEVRSRMRVLSEEYNSDGVILRVRSTSENLTFVKKKLK; encoded by the coding sequence ATGTCGAATCAATCAAAATCTAACGCCGTTTTAGTTACAATTCACACGCCAAATTTGAGTGTGGAGGATCTAGAAAGTTCTCTTCAAGAACTCACGCGCCTTGTAACCACACTTGGTTACATGGTCGTGGGGCAAGTAAGACAAAAAAGAAGTTCAGATAAATATGCGACAGTTCTCGGAGAGGGAAAGCTTGCTGAATTAGCCCTTTGGACAAGTGGTTCCGGAAAAGTATCTACATCTTTTAAAAGAAAGAAAAATAAAGCCGCACTAAAACGTGACGCCGAAGCGGCAGAGGCTGATGAATCTGAGTTGGTCGATTCTGAAGACGACTCAGATAGCGAGCCTGAATTTACTGGTGAACAAGCTCAAATTGTCATTGTTGATTGTGACCTTTCTCCTTCTCAACTGAGAAATCTTGAAAGTGCTGTCGGGGTCACCGTACTTGATCGTACAGGTGTGATTATTGAAATCTTTGGACGACACGCCCGCACTCGTGCAGCAAGACTTCAAGTTGAGATCGCAAAACTTAATTACATGGCTCCTCGTTTACGCGAAACGGGAGGTAGCAGTGAACGACAAGGCGGGGGCATCGGCGGTAAAGGCTCAGGTGAAACAAGTCTTGAACTTGATAAACGTAGAATTCGTGATCGAATTAAAGAACTAAAAACTGAATTGGCATCTATAGGTAATGAACATCAACAGCGTCGTGCAAGACGTGAAAAAGAATTAACAGTGGCGCTGGTCGGTTACACCAATGCTGGTAAATCATCATTGATGCGTGCCATGACCGGAAGTGAAGTTCTCGTTGCTGATAAACTTTTTGCAACACTTGATACAACCATTCGCCCACTGTACCCCGAAACACAGCCAAAGGTTTTGATGTCTGATACCGTAGGCTTTATTAAAAAATTACCCCATGACCTTGTGGCATCTTTTAAATCAACTCTTGATGAAGCGGTAAGTGCTTCACTTTTACTTTTTGTAGTTGATTCAGCGGATCCGTCTTTTCGATCTCAACTCGAAGTTACTCAAAAAGTTTTAGCTGAAGTTGGAGCTACTGATGTTCCTAGTAGATTAATATTGAATAAAAAAGATCTTCTTACGATAGAAGATTTAACCACACTTAAAATGGAATATCCTGATGCGGTTTTTATTTCTACAAAAAGTAAAGAAGATCTCAAGGCTTTACGTGAACTCATTATGTCTTACTTTGAAAGTAATATGATTGATGAAGATTTATTTGTTCCATTCGCAGCTCAAGGAGTGATTGGAGAAGTAAGGTCTCGGATGCGTGTATTATCTGAAGAATATAATTCTGATGGAGTAATATTGCGTGTGCGGTCTACGTCTGAAAATCTAACTTTTGTAAAAAAGAAGCTTAAATAA
- the infA gene encoding translation initiation factor IF-1, translating to MAKDDNIALAGTITTTKGGGNYSVLLDGGITILAKLSGKMKRFKIRIVPGDKVTVTVSPYDPTHGFITHRERF from the coding sequence TTGGCTAAGGATGATAATATTGCGTTGGCAGGAACAATAACCACAACAAAAGGTGGGGGTAATTACTCCGTCTTGCTTGATGGCGGAATCACGATTCTTGCCAAACTCAGCGGCAAAATGAAGCGCTTCAAAATTAGAATTGTGCCCGGAGATAAAGTTACCGTAACTGTTTCGCCTTATGATCCTACTCACGGATTCATCACACACCGAGAAAGATTTTAA
- a CDS encoding DUF1579 domain-containing protein encodes MKKNLFLLIMTVAMSVTAVAADTAKIPNDPKHQEMMKAWTAYATPGAPHKILADMAGNWKYTSKWWESADGKPQESKGTSSMKMILGGRFLQHDTKGLAMGMPFEGMGLVGYDNIKNKYETIWLDNMGTGVMHGTGDFDAATKTLTDSGEFSCPMKKERKSTYRGEWKVIDKNNMTYTMHGPGMTDNKEFKMMEMTYKRVK; translated from the coding sequence ATGAAAAAAAATCTATTTTTATTAATCATGACTGTCGCAATGAGCGTCACTGCAGTTGCTGCTGATACAGCAAAGATTCCTAATGATCCAAAGCATCAAGAAATGATGAAAGCATGGACTGCATACGCAACTCCAGGAGCTCCACATAAAATTCTAGCTGATATGGCAGGAAACTGGAAGTACACATCAAAATGGTGGGAATCTGCTGATGGAAAGCCTCAAGAATCAAAAGGCACAAGCAGCATGAAAATGATTCTTGGCGGACGCTTTTTGCAGCATGACACGAAAGGTTTAGCGATGGGCATGCCCTTTGAAGGTATGGGTCTTGTTGGGTACGATAATATTAAAAACAAATATGAAACCATCTGGCTTGATAATATGGGCACAGGAGTTATGCATGGCACGGGTGATTTTGATGCCGCAACAAAAACGCTTACTGATAGTGGCGAATTTTCATGCCCGATGAAAAAAGAGAGAAAATCTACCTACCGTGGCGAGTGGAAAGTTATCGATAAAAATAATATGACCTACACTATGCATGGCCCCGGCATGACCGATAACAAAGAATTTAAAATGATGGAAATGACTTATAAACGCGTGAAGTAA
- a CDS encoding MGMT family protein: MLTDFTKQVIKMIKKIPKGKVATYGQIAKLSGKPHGARGVSWILHSCSKSHNLPWHRVINSKGKISFHWSTPDFLRQKRILYKEGIKFLTEDQIDLVKYQWRTSK; the protein is encoded by the coding sequence ATGCTTACGGATTTTACAAAACAAGTAATCAAAATGATCAAAAAAATACCCAAAGGCAAGGTGGCTACCTACGGGCAAATTGCTAAACTTTCTGGTAAACCACATGGTGCTCGTGGAGTTTCTTGGATTCTTCACTCATGTTCTAAAAGTCATAATCTACCTTGGCACCGTGTTATTAATTCTAAGGGGAAAATATCATTTCATTGGTCAACGCCTGATTTTCTTCGTCAAAAAAGAATTTTGTATAAAGAAGGCATTAAGTTTTTAACCGAAGATCAAATAGACTTAGTTAAATATCAATGGCGTACTTCCAAATAA
- a CDS encoding MlaD family protein, with the protein MKKQVEQKIKNIRSNWHVWLFPIFAILISGWLVFDHFNQGGPTIKIFFDDASGIQAEKTRVRYRGVPIGTVKKISLTKDTKDAIVYIKLTSDAENFAVAGSKFWMVMPKVSAAGISGLETIFDGTYIAVEPGNPEGKTKLEFKGQLSPESNDSLENTSVYFIETSNAESISPGDSVTFRGIKVGSISKVALSKTAQVAVIQIDVQNKYVNLIRTNSVFWRKAGIKADLGLFNSEIKVNSFDSIMHGGIEFFTPNNPGAVAKAQSRYPLHGEAPKDSGKWNPQLEL; encoded by the coding sequence ATGAAAAAACAAGTTGAACAAAAAATAAAAAATATACGATCAAATTGGCATGTTTGGTTATTTCCAATTTTTGCCATACTGATTTCAGGCTGGCTCGTATTTGATCATTTTAATCAGGGCGGCCCGACTATTAAAATATTTTTTGACGATGCCTCTGGTATTCAAGCTGAAAAAACTCGAGTTCGTTATCGAGGTGTTCCCATTGGTACGGTCAAAAAGATTTCACTCACAAAAGATACAAAAGACGCAATTGTTTATATCAAGCTGACAAGCGATGCTGAGAATTTTGCTGTTGCCGGTTCAAAATTTTGGATGGTCATGCCTAAAGTCAGTGCCGCTGGCATTAGTGGCCTCGAAACAATTTTTGACGGCACTTACATTGCCGTAGAACCAGGGAACCCTGAGGGAAAAACCAAATTAGAATTTAAAGGGCAATTGAGTCCTGAATCTAATGATTCGTTAGAAAACACATCTGTTTATTTTATTGAGACAAGTAATGCAGAATCAATCTCTCCAGGAGATTCCGTCACATTTCGAGGAATCAAAGTTGGTTCAATAAGTAAAGTAGCCCTTTCTAAAACCGCGCAAGTGGCCGTCATACAGATTGATGTTCAAAATAAATACGTGAATCTCATTCGCACAAATTCTGTATTTTGGAGAAAAGCTGGAATCAAAGCAGATCTGGGTTTATTTAATTCAGAGATTAAGGTGAATTCATTTGATTCTATTATGCATGGTGGCATCGAATTTTTTACCCCAAATAATCCCGGCGCAGTAGCCAAAGCACAAAGCCGTTATCCACTTCATGGGGAAGCCCCAAAAGATTCAGGGAAATGGAACCCCCAACTTGAACTCTAA
- a CDS encoding paraquat-inducible protein A: MSTLKNQPRHFICYQCSNPLLLSDELEKSIECDRCGYNNHRLARKSAKLTLAFSMTALIFYIPANFFPFMTVELYGNKNSSTIWSGILSLAEDGSWPIALIVFLASMLIPFLKLIILFYLSLTANSVGNPKFKTRLYHIIEAIGRWSMLDIYLLAVLVAVMKLGHWTSVTPEVGSVLFAFVVIFTMLASDNFDPKLLWDKENEKTS, translated from the coding sequence ATGAGCACTTTAAAAAATCAACCCCGACACTTCATATGCTATCAGTGCTCAAATCCACTTCTTTTGTCTGACGAATTAGAAAAAAGTATTGAGTGCGACCGCTGTGGATACAACAATCATCGACTTGCAAGAAAATCTGCAAAATTGACATTAGCGTTTTCTATGACTGCACTGATATTTTATATTCCTGCAAATTTTTTCCCGTTTATGACTGTTGAACTTTACGGCAATAAAAATAGCTCAACAATTTGGAGTGGAATTTTATCTCTAGCAGAAGATGGTTCTTGGCCCATTGCTCTCATAGTTTTTTTAGCAAGTATGTTAATACCTTTTTTAAAACTCATTATTTTATTTTATTTATCGCTAACCGCAAATAGTGTGGGCAATCCCAAGTTTAAAACACGCCTTTACCACATCATTGAGGCAATAGGCAGATGGTCAATGTTAGATATTTATTTATTGGCTGTACTTGTCGCAGTCATGAAATTGGGTCATTGGACATCAGTAACACCTGAGGTTGGCTCCGTCTTATTTGCTTTTGTAGTTATATTTACCATGCTTGCATCTGATAATTTTGACCCTAAACTATTGTGGGATAAAGAAAATGAAAAAACAAGTTGA
- a CDS encoding YkvA family protein — MKYIKQLIAFIKDVSNDVRIPDADKKILLVLIALIISPIDLIPDWIPFFGMLDDIVILGVVLDYFFNHLDQVILLSHYPWDMKSYIRVRKFAHIITFLTPDWIKHKIWKFKPSVYLK; from the coding sequence ATGAAATATATAAAACAACTCATCGCATTTATTAAAGACGTCTCCAATGATGTGCGTATTCCCGATGCTGATAAAAAAATATTACTGGTTTTAATTGCACTCATCATTTCGCCTATTGATTTAATTCCTGATTGGATTCCCTTTTTTGGAATGCTTGATGACATCGTTATTTTAGGTGTTGTTTTAGATTATTTTTTCAATCATTTAGATCAAGTTATTCTGCTCTCACATTACCCCTGGGATATGAAAAGCTATATTCGAGTTCGAAAATTTGCACACATCATAACCTTTTTAACCCCCGATTGGATTAAACACAAAATCTGGAAATTCAAACCCTCCGTTTACTTGAAATAA
- a CDS encoding phosphoenolpyruvate carboxylase, with the protein METKLPAEFRTLVRDSLNFLGKAIESEYGKDTLTYIEHIRLEFKNVREAGISEKLKLHEKILTSLRKLTPKKRFWVAHSFAVSLELINACENAYRTFRLRKSPEKNPAQCVSNITFVLTAHPTESRSPECILIFSQITNALINILDGNSEALAQLEHLILLAIKVPMARDKKPEVADEAAYIYSVLREDIINVLSRYASNNQPVYLSTWVGGDKDGHPGVTAKVMTESFSLSRERLIETALSYVDRTQNDLSIIHAKLKSLTALSNHLRQLKNLNPGDGKKITTLYALLTKAKKQYSTLVRSDSPGLKELSRLLDLFPALVVPLELRESSDLVQIAAEKSTGEIFKMFTQVNKLSRGANPRWYVKGFVVSMTESPKDILAGLSIVKKTLGKPVIPVIPLFENKKALNLAIEITSQTLKNKELHLACTKFWNSTFEIMLGYSDSAKENGALSSRTMIGHALHELEKTVQGFGLMPVFFHGSGGSVDRGGGSVEDQVAWWPDSARSNFKATIQGEMIYRTFASSEILNSIVQKIVNCGYKEAKHPSTLTTQSLISFSNQVAEHYRKLIHDPNFLQIVEKATPYSYLDQLKIGSRPTKRAGQLSVKGLRAIPWVLCWTQTRILLPVWWGVGSAWENLNKEEQVLLKETFKSHPLFKTFVKLMAFTLSKVDLSVAFSYLMNSSLDKKLIDSSIIEISKEHEKAMRFVRALSGEQNLLWYRPWLGTSIRLRSTMIHPMNLLQIIALKDKDPSLLRETVTGIASGMLTTG; encoded by the coding sequence ATGGAAACAAAACTTCCCGCAGAATTTCGAACACTCGTTCGTGATTCACTCAATTTTCTCGGCAAAGCAATCGAATCAGAATATGGAAAAGACACTCTAACTTACATTGAACACATACGACTTGAGTTTAAAAATGTACGAGAAGCTGGAATTTCAGAAAAATTAAAATTGCACGAAAAAATTCTTACGAGTCTTCGAAAGCTCACGCCAAAGAAAAGATTTTGGGTAGCCCATAGTTTTGCGGTTTCACTTGAACTTATCAACGCTTGTGAGAATGCTTACAGAACTTTTAGATTGAGAAAAAGCCCCGAGAAAAACCCAGCTCAGTGTGTATCGAATATCACCTTTGTATTAACAGCGCATCCCACTGAATCCAGAAGCCCTGAGTGTATACTTATTTTTTCTCAAATCACAAATGCACTCATTAATATACTTGATGGTAATTCTGAGGCGTTAGCTCAACTCGAACATCTCATCTTACTTGCGATTAAAGTACCCATGGCTCGTGATAAAAAACCAGAAGTCGCCGATGAAGCGGCCTATATTTATTCAGTTTTACGCGAAGATATTATTAACGTACTTAGCCGTTATGCGAGTAATAACCAACCCGTCTATTTAAGTACCTGGGTTGGTGGTGATAAAGATGGGCATCCCGGCGTAACTGCAAAAGTGATGACAGAAAGTTTTAGCCTCTCAAGGGAAAGACTCATTGAAACAGCGTTGTCGTACGTTGATAGAACACAAAATGATCTCAGTATTATTCATGCGAAATTAAAAAGTTTAACCGCACTTTCTAATCACCTCAGGCAATTAAAGAATTTAAATCCAGGTGATGGAAAAAAAATCACCACACTTTACGCACTTCTCACAAAAGCTAAAAAACAATACTCAACCCTCGTTAGGTCTGACTCTCCCGGGCTAAAAGAGCTCAGTCGTCTCTTAGATCTATTTCCCGCTCTTGTTGTGCCCTTAGAACTTCGCGAAAGTAGTGATTTGGTTCAAATTGCAGCAGAAAAATCAACGGGTGAAATATTTAAAATGTTTACTCAAGTTAACAAACTCTCACGCGGGGCAAACCCCAGATGGTATGTAAAAGGATTCGTCGTTAGTATGACTGAATCACCAAAAGACATTCTAGCTGGCTTAAGCATAGTTAAAAAAACATTAGGCAAACCTGTAATTCCGGTGATTCCACTTTTTGAAAACAAAAAGGCATTAAATCTGGCCATAGAAATTACGTCACAGACACTTAAAAATAAAGAATTGCATTTAGCTTGTACGAAATTTTGGAACTCTACTTTTGAAATTATGCTTGGATACTCTGATTCAGCAAAAGAAAATGGCGCACTTTCAAGTCGCACAATGATTGGCCACGCACTTCACGAACTTGAAAAGACCGTACAAGGTTTCGGACTCATGCCTGTTTTTTTTCACGGTTCTGGAGGCAGCGTTGATCGTGGCGGGGGTTCAGTTGAAGATCAAGTCGCTTGGTGGCCAGATTCAGCACGATCAAATTTTAAAGCGACCATACAAGGAGAAATGATCTATCGAACTTTTGCATCTTCAGAAATTTTAAATAGCATCGTTCAAAAAATAGTCAACTGCGGATACAAAGAAGCAAAGCATCCCTCGACTCTAACAACCCAGAGTCTGATTTCTTTTTCAAATCAAGTGGCTGAGCATTATCGTAAACTTATTCATGATCCAAATTTTCTACAGATTGTCGAAAAAGCGACCCCCTACTCTTATCTTGATCAATTAAAAATCGGTTCACGTCCAACAAAACGCGCTGGTCAGCTTTCAGTAAAAGGTTTAAGGGCTATCCCTTGGGTATTGTGCTGGACACAAACAAGAATTCTTTTACCAGTATGGTGGGGTGTTGGCTCAGCGTGGGAGAATCTAAATAAAGAAGAGCAAGTACTCTTGAAAGAAACATTTAAGTCACATCCGCTTTTTAAAACGTTTGTAAAGTTAATGGCATTTACTTTGTCAAAAGTGGATTTATCAGTCGCATTTTCTTATTTGATGAATTCAAGCTTGGATAAAAAACTAATCGACTCAAGTATTATTGAGATTTCTAAAGAACATGAAAAGGCGATGAGATTTGTTCGCGCATTAAGTGGAGAACAAAATCTCCTGTGGTATAGACCATGGTTAGGCACAAGTATTAGACTCCGCTCAACCATGATACACCCCATGAATCTACTTCAGATCATAGCGTTAAAAGATAAAGACCCAAGCCTCTTGAGAGAAACAGTTACTGGTATTGCCAGTGGAATGCTCACCACAGGTTAA
- a CDS encoding SDR family oxidoreductase has product MNDDTPSIEEIKRTVGLLENLVENGALLAQLPPDTRLALFKAAGRLSRPNRDDSRRRQKSVDKYRHKIVMSENRNARATTGIRKARQDAIFKAPLQITAESTEEHALKTARNCYVCKAEFTKLHFFYDQMCMECAELNYKKRFQSASLEGQVALITGARLKIGYHSALMMLRAGARVIVTTRFPVDAATRFSKESDFIIWKDRLQIHGLDLRHTPSVEIFTRYIEQNTDRLDILINNAAQTVRRPPGFYAHLMAGETTPYSQLSEEVQQLLKPHETCKAQLDVFCKTAPQTNDSAPLVAWHGQGPGIGLRASAQLSQIPYTYDASLAVEEVFPQGKLDADLQQVDLRSTNSWRYKLADVPTPELLEVQLVNSIAPFVLCSKLVPLMKRDSTGKKHIVNVTAMEGKFHRFKKIDRHPHTNMAKAALNMLTHTSAGDLVNFGIFMNAVDTGWVTDEDPATLSALKQEVHDFQPPLDIVDGAARVCDPFFDGILTGEHWCGKFLKDYKPTDW; this is encoded by the coding sequence ATGAATGACGATACACCTTCAATTGAAGAAATAAAACGCACAGTAGGGCTACTTGAAAACCTTGTGGAAAATGGCGCCCTCTTAGCCCAATTACCACCCGACACTCGGCTTGCACTCTTTAAAGCCGCGGGCCGGTTATCAAGACCCAATCGAGATGATAGCCGTCGTCGTCAAAAGTCTGTGGATAAATATCGCCATAAAATTGTGATGAGTGAGAATCGCAATGCGCGTGCTACAACAGGAATTCGTAAAGCGCGCCAAGATGCTATCTTCAAAGCACCACTACAAATCACAGCTGAATCAACCGAAGAACATGCATTAAAAACGGCGCGCAATTGTTATGTGTGCAAAGCTGAGTTTACAAAACTTCATTTTTTTTATGACCAAATGTGCATGGAGTGCGCTGAGCTTAATTACAAAAAAAGATTTCAATCAGCGTCCCTCGAGGGCCAAGTGGCTCTTATCACAGGTGCACGACTAAAAATCGGATATCACTCTGCGCTGATGATGTTACGTGCAGGTGCACGGGTGATTGTAACAACTCGATTCCCAGTAGATGCGGCGACTCGGTTTTCAAAAGAATCAGATTTTATTATATGGAAAGATCGACTTCAAATTCATGGTTTAGATTTACGTCACACACCAAGTGTTGAAATTTTCACTCGCTATATTGAACAAAACACTGATCGACTTGATATTTTAATTAATAATGCCGCACAAACAGTAAGGCGCCCTCCTGGATTTTACGCTCATCTCATGGCAGGAGAAACAACCCCCTACAGTCAATTGTCTGAGGAAGTTCAACAATTATTAAAGCCTCACGAAACATGCAAAGCTCAGTTAGATGTTTTTTGCAAAACAGCACCACAAACAAACGACTCAGCTCCGCTAGTAGCATGGCATGGCCAAGGCCCAGGAATTGGACTTCGCGCCTCTGCACAGCTTTCGCAAATTCCTTACACCTATGATGCTTCATTAGCGGTGGAAGAAGTTTTTCCTCAAGGTAAACTCGACGCCGATCTTCAACAGGTAGATTTACGCAGCACAAATAGCTGGCGTTACAAACTCGCAGATGTACCAACTCCTGAATTACTTGAAGTACAGTTAGTAAATTCCATCGCACCGTTTGTTTTGTGTAGCAAACTTGTCCCATTAATGAAGCGTGATTCGACAGGCAAAAAACACATCGTGAATGTTACGGCGATGGAAGGAAAATTTCATCGCTTTAAAAAAATTGATCGCCACCCTCACACAAATATGGCTAAAGCAGCATTGAATATGCTTACACACACTTCTGCTGGTGATTTAGTTAATTTTGGAATTTTTATGAACGCAGTTGATACAGGCTGGGTAACAGATGAAGATCCGGCAACTCTTTCAGCACTTAAACAAGAGGTTCATGATTTTCAACCGCCCCTTGACATCGTAGACGGCGCAGCACGTGTGTGTGATCCATTTTTTGATGGTATTTTAACCGGAGAACATTGGTGTGGAAAATTTTTAAAAGATTATAAACCCACAGATTGGTAA
- the rsmH gene encoding 16S rRNA (cytosine(1402)-N(4))-methyltransferase RsmH translates to MTSSDDPKDNSKPKRRIRYKGTHPRKFHEKYKELAPNQYVEDIEKIKSRGATPAGTHRPICVNEILEILNPQPGNIVLDATLGYGGHSSLILQKILPGGRLIGLDQDPIELPKTELRLRAQNISGTTETIPESALIVESVNFENAFSVLRTKGVPLVDLILVDLGVSSMQIDDPSRGFSFKIDAPLDLRMNPLKGQPAAALLSRLKEKDLIKILIENADEPHAEQIAKALLKNRPTTTIKMADTIREVIKTFTPRVQKEEGDAPIRRAFQALRIAVNDEFSALDQFLDDIPRMLKRGGRVAILSFHSGEDRRVKKSFQARERLGVYSKVAPTPIRPSFEEQHSNPRSKSAKLRWAIK, encoded by the coding sequence ATGACATCTTCTGATGACCCCAAAGACAATTCAAAACCCAAACGCAGAATACGCTACAAAGGAACTCATCCGCGAAAATTTCATGAAAAATATAAAGAGCTTGCGCCAAATCAGTATGTTGAAGATATCGAAAAAATAAAATCACGCGGTGCCACACCCGCAGGTACACATCGGCCTATTTGCGTGAATGAAATTTTAGAAATTCTAAACCCACAGCCGGGCAATATTGTACTTGATGCTACTCTTGGCTACGGAGGGCATTCATCACTGATACTTCAAAAGATATTGCCCGGTGGTCGACTTATTGGCCTTGATCAAGATCCCATCGAATTGCCAAAAACAGAATTAAGATTACGCGCGCAAAATATTTCAGGAACAACTGAAACGATTCCTGAATCAGCACTCATTGTTGAAAGTGTTAATTTTGAAAATGCTTTTAGTGTACTGAGAACAAAGGGGGTGCCATTAGTAGATTTAATTTTGGTAGATCTCGGTGTTTCATCAATGCAAATAGATGATCCTTCAAGGGGCTTTTCTTTTAAAATCGATGCCCCACTTGATCTTCGCATGAATCCACTTAAGGGGCAGCCTGCAGCGGCCTTACTTTCACGGTTAAAAGAAAAAGATCTTATAAAAATATTAATCGAAAATGCAGATGAACCTCACGCTGAACAGATTGCAAAGGCATTATTAAAAAACCGCCCCACAACTACAATTAAAATGGCTGATACAATACGTGAGGTTATTAAAACATTTACTCCACGAGTTCAAAAAGAAGAAGGTGATGCTCCAATCAGGCGCGCCTTTCAGGCATTAAGAATAGCTGTGAACGATGAATTTTCTGCCCTTGATCAGTTTCTCGATGACATTCCTCGAATGCTCAAAAGAGGCGGGCGTGTTGCTATTTTGTCATTTCATTCAGGAGAAGACCGTAGAGTGAAAAAATCCTTCCAGGCCAGAGAACGATTAGGTGTGTACAGCAAGGTAGCACCTACCCCCATTCGTCCCAGTTTTGAGGAGCAACACAGTAATCCTCGCTCAAAATCGGCAAAGTTACGTTGGGCAATAAAATAA
- a CDS encoding Dps family protein produces MKINIGIEEKDRKEIVHGLSRLLADTYTLYLKTHNFHWNVKGPMFQTLHLMFEQQYNELAIAVDLIAERIRALGFPSPGTYSEFIELSSIKEGRGVPSAEEMIQSLVEGQEAVVRTARTIFPVVDNCHDEPTADLLTQRMQIHEKTAWMLRSLLEK; encoded by the coding sequence ATGAAAATTAATATCGGTATCGAAGAAAAAGATAGAAAAGAAATCGTACATGGTCTTTCAAGACTCTTAGCTGACACATACACATTGTATCTTAAAACTCATAACTTCCACTGGAATGTTAAGGGTCCGATGTTTCAAACTTTGCATCTTATGTTTGAACAACAATACAATGAACTGGCAATAGCTGTTGATTTAATCGCTGAACGAATTCGGGCCCTTGGATTTCCGTCACCTGGCACTTATTCCGAGTTTATTGAACTCTCATCTATAAAAGAAGGCCGCGGTGTTCCGTCTGCTGAAGAGATGATTCAATCGTTAGTAGAAGGCCAAGAAGCTGTAGTGCGTACGGCAAGGACGATTTTCCCCGTAGTTGATAATTGTCATGACGAACCAACTGCTGATTTATTAACTCAACGTATGCAGATTCATGAAAAAACAGCATGGATGTTGAGGAGTCTTTTAGAAAAATAA
- a CDS encoding YaiI/YqxD family protein, with protein sequence MPDIYIDADGCAVKDEVYKVAARYKFKVILVANKAMKIPLNPLIELIVVSGEFDAADDWIAEHIQVKDICITADIPLADRCIKKQARVVGPKGVEFTPDSIGDALATRELMARLREMGEARGGPAPMEKKDKSQFLSKLDQIIQSILNAR encoded by the coding sequence TTGCCTGACATTTACATAGATGCCGATGGTTGTGCAGTAAAAGATGAAGTTTATAAAGTAGCAGCTCGGTATAAATTCAAAGTAATCCTTGTTGCCAATAAAGCCATGAAAATTCCACTTAATCCACTTATAGAACTCATAGTGGTTTCTGGAGAATTTGACGCTGCTGATGATTGGATCGCTGAGCACATTCAAGTAAAAGATATCTGCATCACAGCGGATATTCCCCTAGCTGATCGCTGTATAAAAAAACAAGCACGTGTTGTAGGCCCAAAAGGTGTTGAATTCACACCCGATAGCATTGGTGATGCGCTCGCGACACGTGAACTCATGGCGCGATTAAGAGAAATGGGCGAAGCCAGAGGTGGCCCCGCCCCGATGGAAAAAAAAGATAAGTCACAGTTTTTATCTAAACTAGATCAAATTATTCAATCTATTTTGAACGCTCGCTAG